The Saccopteryx leptura isolate mSacLep1 chromosome 2, mSacLep1_pri_phased_curated, whole genome shotgun sequence genome has a window encoding:
- the LOC136392808 gene encoding RIMS-binding protein 3A-like, with protein sequence MTKDSLNPSGGSRATPKKLASPGSTTAMLEEQKQELEKLRAELEAERARGRAERLRSAAQARQLREAVERERQQLVDHLRSKWEAQRCRELRQLQEKVLREREAEIRQLLRWKEAEMRRLQQLLHRERDGVIRQARELQRQLAAELVNRGYCGRAGAPDVAAAQCRCRLQEVLAQLRWETDGEQASRIRHLQAALDVERQFFLKYILEHFRWHPTLSGTSDPQAVHSSEELHPKTTSESHRFSMFAHRLKSDNLSARVLLRSRSLDVVPAACSNFPDSRVPTRASSLDSLPPARSRSFGSTLNRPKTPESKERASSSPETFILGSPSPPPVPRPPPPPSEHKGTSDRPEDSESQTYEALTFSPLSLDYDELVKQNSQMSEALQVLARRCSGLQEENLQLRRAGFPDKAEEKVKRLKVKHAELTGLARRLEDRARKLQETNLRTVSAPVPGESRVGLELCQAFARQRARDLSEQASTLLAKDKLIEELQQECHLLQTHVASGLRNARHPSVGAASAQWLKVSDLDQLQRESQREVLRLQRQLALQQATGSARAEVGTQSAHCEEMRCQMQALERELGARRRECKELSAQAAAARLSREEAEAKLQAALRKRAWLTKENARQQAQVDWTWKVAAENNDVRGQLSRACQERDATGLLAEQLLQQATRGQDKQQQLRHFLQKAFRDLQAARERWALQCQSGHDPQDPQEAPPNSQDRNNRRIKFQPRPEDQGSPQPSRDKEEEKEASLLDSPVSVPQVPGRVLDSRPLDSRPQVKKVSSQSNSSSEVESLWATMPSCLTLDMDTASEVEDVDPNSVFSTLEVGDSEAPANSKLKIFLVLYSYNPFEGPNEHPECELPLTAGDYVYIFGDMDEDGFYEGELEDGRRGLVPSNLVEQVPDSDSLGCLPPESPDLGPTRLLARQSKASKEDTGHSLLPGKAQGDVNKEICEMVKVASKTEVTIEISDAKTENGWLGSLQSVEEQGFSRPLLGADELLCVAPKQLHLQNVAATSAEITWVCSSSSHPHVVYLNDQKHALTPAGVSSYTFHGLHPSTQYQVQVEVKLPWDSLQVHWETMSSTITFDTPLAGPPDPPLDVLVERHTSPGFLVVSWLPVTIDSAGFSNGVQVTGYAVYADGLKVVEITDATAGSTLLELSKVQLPLMCQKVSVRTISLFGESLDSVPAQIPHDCFNCNRLPETSSFSYTCGNPFPCRVTFPICPQRLVLAPLSAKASSHIPRSCREPLAKFLEAFLEEPPRRLSPVPNLSSEGESPSVGAGSQTQGLKEAWEVCRKDLHFQKSPQNHRPPLPSVQSAGGEDHPQHMGTSQSPTLGVVHLSPECGPRKEVCQEKIALKKVLRQKQDAQVFTPPQMSTSQQYVSDFHDILQEEEEVVCFSPWATEWQEQRRELRTQTGRDQSLGGKRESQLQEPSSALCPAPSSKIIKMSSRGPPLLGAGMDTPVRVFLALFDYDPLVMSDNPEAAEEELAFQKGQLLRIWGSQDSHGFYYGECSGRMGNIPGHLVAEVEVGMEKTNRKWHLPVQGHLPSVAHLDDFGGLTSPQDSFPLPQGNPKRPSLWTPMTMMAALNYDPKDWQAGSQMKDKLSLKAGDLVTVYGPVDDKGFYYGESGGHRGLIPAHVLDHMSLQGE encoded by the coding sequence ATGACCAAGGACTCGCTCAACCCTTCAGGAGGCAGCCGCGCGACACCCAAGAAGCTGGCTAGTCCGGGCTCGACGACGGCAATGCTGGAAGAACAGAAGCAGGAGCTGGAGAAGCTGCGGGCCGAACTGGAGGCGGAGCGAGCGCGCGGACGGGCGGAGCGGCTGCGCTCTGCGGCCCAGGCGCGCCAGCTGCGAGAGGCAGTGGAGAGAGAGCGGCAGCAGCTGGTTGACCATCTGCGCTCCAAATGGGAGGCACAGCGCTGTCGGGAGTTGCGGCAGCTGCAGGAGAAGGTGCTGAGGGAGCGCGAGGCCGAGATCCGGCAGCTGCTGCGTTGGAAGGAGGCCGAGATGCGGCGGCTGCAGCAGCTGCTGCATCGTGAACGCGACGGCGTTATTCGCCAGGCGCGGGAGCTGCAGCGCCAGCTGGCCGCGGAGCTGGTGAACCGCGGCTACTGCGGCCGCGCGGGGGCGCCCGATGTCGCCGCTGCGCAGTGTCGCTGTCGCTTGCAGGAAGTGCTGGCGCAACTTCGCTGGGAGACCGACGGCGAGCAGGCCTCGCGCATCCGTCACCTGCAGGCGGCTCTCGACGTGGAGCGCCAGTTCTTCCTCAAGTATATCCTGGAGCACTTCCGCTGGCATCCGACTTTGTCCGGTACCTCCGATCCCCAGGCTGTGCATTCTTCGGAAGAGCTGCACCCCAAGACCACCAGCGAATCTCACCGTTTCTCAATGTTCGCCCATCGACTCAAATCTGACAACCTGAGCGCCAGGGTTCTCTTGCGCTCCCGCTCCCTCGACGTGGTGCCGGCAGCGTGCTCCAACTTCCCTGATAGCCGTGTCCCCACGCGCGCCAGCTCCCTCGATTCCTTGCCACCAGCGCGTTCCCGCTCGTTCGGCAGCACCCTGAATCGCCCTAAGACCCCCGAATCTAAGGAGCGGGCCTCCTCCTCGCCAGAAACTTTCATCCTGGGCTCCCCGAGTCCACCGCCGGTGCCgcggccaccaccaccaccatcggAGCACAAGGGAACTAGCGACCGGCCAGAAGACTCTGAGAGCCAGACCTACGAGGCCCTGACCTTCTCGCCGCTGAGCCTAGACTACGATGAGCTTGTAAAGCAGAACTCGCAAATGTCCGAGGCGTTGCAGGTGCTGGCGCGCCGCTGCTCTGGCCTGCAGGAAGAGAACTTGCAACTTCGGCGCGCAGGCTTTCCCGACAAGGCGGAGGAGAAGGTGAAGCGACTCAAGGTGAAGCACGCGGAGCTCACAGGCCTGGCTCGGCGCCTAGAGGACCGGGCCCGCAAGCTACAAGAAACCAACCTACGGACTGTGAGCGCGCCTGTGCCTGGGGAGAGCCGTGTTGGCCTGGAGCTATGCCAGGCCTTCGCCCGCCAGCGCGCCCGAGACTTGTCGGAGCAGGCGAGCACGCTGCTGGCAAAGGACAAGCTGATCGAAGAACTGCAGCAGGAGTGTCACTTGCTACAGACACACGTCGCCTCGGGCCTCCGCAACGCCAGGCACCCTAGTGTGGGCGCGGCTAGCGCCCAGTGGCTCAAAGTCAGCGACTTGGACCAGCTACAGCGCGAGTCCCAGCGGGAGGTGCTGCGTCTACAGAGGCAGTTGGCGCTGCAGCAGGCCACCGGCAGCGCCCGGGCTGAAGTGGGCACCCAGAGCGCACACTGTGAGGAGATGAGGTGCCAGATGCAAGCGCTGGAGCGCGAGCTGGGCGCGCGGCGGCGCGAGTGCAAGGAGCTGAGCGCGCAGGCGGCAGCGGCACGGCTTAGCCGCGAGGAGGCCGAGGCAAAGCTGCAGGCAGCGCTTCGTAAGAGGGCCTGGCTGACCAAGGAGAACGCGCGGCAGCAGGCTCAAGTTGACTGGACGTGGAAGGTGGCAGCGGAGAATAACGACGTGCGCGGGCAGCTGAGCCGCGCGTGCCAGGAGCGCGACGCCACCGGCTTACTGGCGGAGCAGCTGTTGCAGCAGGCGACGCGCGGGCAGGATAAGCAGCAACAGCTGCGGCATTTCCTGCAGAAGGCCTTCCGTGATCTCCAGGCTGCCCGAGAGAGGTGGGCGTTGCAGTGTCAGTCTGGTCACGATCCCCAGGACCCCCAAGAAGCTCCCCCCAATTCCCAAGACAGGAATAACAGAAGGATCAAGTTCCAGCCAAGGCCTGAAGACCAAGGGTCTCCACAGCCCAGCAGAgacaaagaggaggagaaggaagcctcTTTGCTAGATAGCCCAGTCAGTGTTCCCCAAGTGCCAGGCAGAGTCCTAGATAGCCGGCCTCTGGACTCCAGACCCCAGGTCAAGAAAGTTAGCTCCCAGTCAAACTCTTCCTCAGAGGTGGAATCCTTGTGGGCCACCATGCCATCTTGCCTTACTCTGGACATGGACACAGCCAGTGAAGTGGAGGATGTGGATCCTAACAGTGTGTTCTCGACCCTGGAAGTGGGGGACTCAGAGGCCCCTGCCAACTCCAAACTCAAgatctttcttgttctttatagCTACAACCCATTTGAGGGACCCAATGAACACCCTGAGTGTGAGCTGCCCCTCACCGCTGGGgattatgtatatatctttgggGATATGGATGAGGATGGCTTCTATGAAGGGGAGCTTGAGGATGGCCGGCGAGGCCTGGTGCCCTCCAACCTGGTGGAACAGGTTCCAGATAGTGACAGCCTTGGCTGCCTGCCCCCAGAATCCCCTGACCTTGGGCCCACTCGACTCCTAGCTAGACAGAGCAAAGCTTCAAAGGAAGACACTGGTCACAGCTTATTGCCTGGGAAAGCTCAGGGAGATGTGAACAAGGAGATATGCGAGATGGTGAAAGTGGCCTCCAAGACAGAAGTGACAATAGAGATATCAGATGCCAAGACAGAAAATGGCTGGCTGGGCTCACTGCAGAGTGTGGAGGAGCAGGGCTTCTCCAGGCCCCTTCTAGGGGCTGACGAGCTCCTTTGTGTGGCCCCCAAGCAACTACACCTGCAGAATGTTGCAGCCACCTCGGCCGAAATCACCTGggtctgcagcagcagcagccacccACATGTGGTGTACCTCAATGACCAGAAGCATGCCCTGACCCCAGCAGGTGTGAGCAGCTACACTTTCCACGGCCTGCATCCCAGTACACAGTACCAGGTGCAGGTGGAGGTGAAGCTGCCCTGGGACTCACTGCAGGTGCACTGGGAAACCATGTCTTCCACTATCACTTTTGACACTCCCTTGGCAGGACCCCCTGACCCTCCACTAGATGTGCTGGTAGAGCGTCACACCTCACCAGGTTTTCTGGTGGTCAGTTGGCTCCCAGTGACTATCGACTCGGCTGGGTTCTCCAATGGAGTCCAGGTCACTGGCTATGCTGTGTATGCTGATGGGCTCAAGGTTGTAGAGATCACTGATGCCACTGCTGGGAGCACCCTGTTAGAACTGTCAAAGGTCCAGCTGCCCCTGATGTGCCAGAAGGTCTCAGTGAGAACCATTTCACTTTTTGGCGAGTCACTGGATTCGGTGCCAGCTCAGATCCCTCATGACTGTTTTAACTGTAACAGATTGCCAGAGACCTCTTCCTTTAGCTACACCTGTGGTAATCCATTCCCCTGCAGAGTCACCTTTCCCATCTGCCCTCAGAGGCTGGTGCTGGCTCCACTGAGTGCCAAGGCCAGTTCCCACATCCCCAGAAGCTGTAGGGAGCCCCTGGCCAAGTTCCTAGAAGCATTTCTTGAAGAACCCCCAAGGAGGCTCTCCCCAGTGCCCAACCTGAGTTCAGAAGGAGAATCTCCAAGTGTAGGGGCTGGCAGCCAAACCCAGGGGCTGAAAGAGGCCTGGGAGGTCTGCAGAAAAGACCTACACTTTCAGAAGAGTCCCCAGAACCACAGGCCGCCTCTGCCCAGTGTCCAGTCTGCAGGGGGAGAAGATCACCCCCAGCATATGGGCACCAGCCAAAGCCCTACTCTGGGAGTTGTCCATCTGTCCCCCGAGTGTGGGCCCAGGAAAGAAGTATGTCAGGAAAAGATTGCCCTTAAAAAAGTCCTGAGGCAAAAGCAAGACGCCCAAGTGTTCACCCCTCCCCAGATGAGCACCAGCCAACAATATGTGTCTGACTTCCATGACATtttgcaggaagaggaggaggtagtATGCTTCAGTCCATGGGCCACAGAGTGGCAAGAACAGAGAAGGGAGCTTAGGACCCAGACTGGGCGAGATCAGTCTCTGGGGGGCAAAAGAGAGAGCCAGCTCCAGGAGCCCAGCTCAGCACTTTGTCCAGCTCCATCCAGCAAAATCATTAAGATGTCTAGTAGAGGCCCCCCATTGCTGGGGGCGGGCATGGACACTCCAGTCAGGGTCTTTCTGGCACTCTTTGATTATGACCCCCTGGTGATGTCTGACAACCCTGAGGCTGCAGAGGAGGAGCTGGCCTTCCAGAAAGGGCAGTTGCTGAGAATATGGGGCTCTCAGGACTCCCACGGTTTCTACTATGGGGAATGCAGTGGGCGAATGGGCAACATCCCTGGGCACCTGGTAGCCGAGGTGGAGGTGGGCATGGAAAAGACGAATAGGAAGTGGCATTTGCCAGTGCAAGGGCACCTGCCTTCAGTGGCCCACCTAGATGACTTTGGAGGGCTCACCAGCCCCCAGGATTCCTTCCCCTTGCCCCAAGGGAACCCCAAGAGGCCCTCACTGTGGACTCCAATGACCATGATGGCAGCTCTGAACTATGACCCCAAGGATTGGCAAGCAGGGAGCCAGATGAAAGACAAGCTTTCATTGAAGGCTGGAGACCTGGTCACAGTCTATGGACCTGTGGATGACAAGGGATTCTATTATGGGGAGTCAGGGGGCCAC